In Syntrophomonas wolfei subsp. wolfei str. Goettingen G311, a single window of DNA contains:
- a CDS encoding Uma2 family endonuclease has protein sequence MRVNSTDLQNAFGKYLSLLEKEDIIITKNGRSVAKLLRYNEPDYFLVHEESKNYKTTKRISYEEYMDLVDSSDQRYELIDGENYLLATPSFKHQVVVNEISGHFYNYFRGKSCRSLTSPFDVRLFGFATKFEEDPNVVQPDVVVICDLDKINEANKYEGIPSLIVEVLSPSTKGKDMVMKLNLYMKSGVLEYWVVDMESKSILQYSFSPERDIDSLKSLGEEDTIESSAFAGLKILLGEIFAEI, from the coding sequence ATGCGTGTCAATAGTACAGATTTGCAGAACGCTTTCGGGAAATATCTTTCCCTGCTAGAGAAGGAAGATATTATTATTACCAAAAACGGGAGAAGCGTGGCCAAATTGCTTCGTTATAATGAACCTGATTATTTTCTGGTTCACGAAGAATCAAAAAACTATAAAACAACCAAGAGAATCAGCTATGAAGAATACATGGATTTGGTTGATTCATCTGATCAGAGGTATGAACTCATCGATGGAGAAAATTACCTGCTGGCTACACCAAGTTTTAAACATCAGGTTGTGGTTAACGAAATATCGGGTCATTTTTATAACTATTTTAGAGGAAAGTCCTGCCGCTCATTAACCTCGCCTTTTGATGTGAGGCTTTTCGGATTTGCCACCAAATTTGAAGAAGATCCTAATGTTGTCCAGCCGGATGTTGTTGTCATCTGCGACCTGGATAAGATCAACGAGGCTAACAAATATGAGGGCATCCCCTCACTTATTGTTGAAGTATTGTCTCCATCAACTAAAGGCAAGGATATGGTTATGAAGCTAAATCTGTACATGAAAAGCGGTGTTTTGGAGTACTGGGTAGTAGATATGGAAAGCAAGAGTATTTTACAGTACTCCTTTTCCCCCGAGAGAGATATAGATAGCTTAAAAAGCCTGGGGGAGGAAGATACCATAGAATCAAGCGCTTTTGCCGGGCTTAAGATACTGTTAGGAGAAATTTTTGCTGAAATATAA
- a CDS encoding iron-containing alcohol dehydrogenase, producing MLNFDIQFPTRIHFGRGKIEELAREVLTYGKKVLLVYGGGSIKRSGLYEQLLNIFKESGITPIELPGVQSNPRISSVRQGVKLCREYEVELVLAVGGGSTIDCAKIIAAGTGYEGDAWDFFTRRARITQALPLGCILTLAATGSEMNGNAVISNEETEEKLGTGSPLLIPRFSILDPEYSFSVPPEQTAAGTVDIMSHVFEQYFSPTPGTFIQDRLAEAMLKTCIHYGPIALAKPDNYEARANLMWTGSLALNGLLGAGKRTDWATHDIEHEISAIYDVTHGLGLAILTPYWMYYVLDEKTAPRLADYARYVWGIEGSEDLAVARVGIEKTTEFFRSLHLAGSLKEIGVEAERLEEMAAKATAWGALGSFKKLEYLDVLTILQNAYKGNTAFSA from the coding sequence ATGTTAAACTTTGATATTCAATTTCCCACCCGTATCCATTTTGGGCGGGGTAAGATTGAGGAATTGGCCCGGGAGGTTTTGACTTATGGCAAAAAGGTGCTGTTGGTCTACGGTGGAGGCAGCATTAAGCGCAGCGGGCTTTATGAACAGCTGCTAAATATTTTTAAAGAGTCCGGAATCACTCCCATAGAACTGCCTGGGGTCCAGTCCAACCCACGAATAAGCAGTGTACGCCAGGGGGTGAAGCTCTGCCGGGAATATGAGGTAGAGCTGGTGTTGGCAGTTGGCGGGGGAAGCACGATTGACTGCGCTAAAATTATTGCTGCCGGTACCGGCTATGAGGGAGATGCCTGGGACTTCTTTACCCGCCGGGCCAGGATAACCCAGGCTTTACCGCTGGGATGCATACTGACTCTGGCTGCTACCGGCTCGGAAATGAACGGTAACGCGGTAATCAGCAATGAGGAAACGGAAGAGAAACTGGGCACCGGCAGTCCCTTATTGATTCCCCGTTTTTCCATCCTCGATCCGGAATACAGCTTCAGCGTTCCGCCTGAACAAACAGCGGCGGGAACAGTAGATATTATGAGCCATGTATTTGAACAATATTTCAGCCCTACTCCGGGAACCTTTATTCAGGACCGCCTGGCGGAAGCTATGCTCAAGACCTGTATCCACTATGGGCCGATAGCCCTGGCTAAACCGGACAACTATGAGGCCCGGGCCAATCTGATGTGGACCGGAAGCCTGGCCCTGAATGGATTGCTGGGAGCGGGCAAGCGCACTGATTGGGCTACCCACGATATAGAACACGAAATCAGTGCCATCTATGATGTAACCCATGGTCTGGGCCTGGCCATCCTCACTCCCTATTGGATGTACTATGTGCTGGATGAGAAGACTGCACCCCGGCTGGCAGATTATGCCCGCTATGTCTGGGGAATAGAAGGAAGTGAAGACCTGGCCGTGGCCCGGGTGGGCATAGAAAAGACGACGGAGTTTTTCCGCTCGCTGCATCTGGCCGGCAGTTTGAAAGAAATCGGGGTGGAAGCGGAGCGACTGGAGGAAATGGCCGCGAAAGCAACCGCCTGGGGAGCCCTGGGATCATTTAAGAAACTGGAATATTTGGATGTCCTGACGATTTTACAAAACGCCTACAAGGGAAATACTGCTTTTAGTGCATAA
- a CDS encoding helix-turn-helix domain-containing protein, whose translation MENTKNFSPSEHSVFELYVKGHTAKEIADILCLSINTIKTHNKRIYMKLNVSSREELLLYVNMLKEIGIDDFDG comes from the coding sequence CTGGAAAATACGAAGAATTTCTCTCCGTCCGAACATTCAGTCTTCGAGCTTTATGTAAAAGGCCATACTGCCAAAGAGATCGCCGACATTCTGTGCCTGAGCATAAATACCATAAAGACGCATAATAAACGCATCTATATGAAGTTGAATGTTTCTTCCCGGGAGGAATTGCTCCTTTATGTAAATATGCTAAAGGAAATAGGAATTGATGATTTTGATGGGTAA